A single window of Pontibacillus chungwhensis DNA harbors:
- a CDS encoding MerR family transcriptional regulator, whose protein sequence is MYSISEVASQLNIKPHTLRYYEQEGILESSRNQAGVRNYSDQQVQWLRFVLKLRETHMPVATIQQYVKLLQEGEHTVHERLQLLEDHQASIQNQIQELKETEQMLEKKVTTYKDMMNK, encoded by the coding sequence ATGTATTCTATAAGTGAAGTCGCATCTCAACTCAATATAAAACCTCATACCCTTCGTTATTATGAACAAGAAGGGATTTTAGAATCCAGCCGTAATCAAGCTGGGGTTAGGAACTATTCCGATCAACAAGTTCAGTGGCTTCGTTTTGTTTTGAAACTACGCGAAACCCATATGCCTGTTGCCACGATCCAACAATATGTAAAGCTCCTGCAAGAAGGAGAGCATACCGTTCATGAACGATTGCAGTTATTAGAAGACCACCAGGCTTCAATTCAAAATCAAATCCAAGAATTGAAGGAAACAGAACAAATGCTTGAGAAAAAAGTAACGACCTACAAAGATATGATGAACAAGTAA
- a CDS encoding acetolactate synthase large subunit → MNVAQLLIKCLEHEGVEYIFGVPGEENIDVMDAIKESKIEFITTRHETSAAFMAGTYGRLTGKPGVCLATLGPGATNLLTGVANANMDHCPLIAITGQAGLNRQHKISHQYYDLVDIYEPVTKWNAQIKTGEIVPEVVRKAYQLAAGEKPGATHIDLPEDVAEMEVDLDPLYITDYKRPQAGEHVLKEASMLISKAKTPLILAGNGVTRCGGSKKLREFVKKTQIPVVHSFMGKGAVSWKDELSLLTAGLSGGDYITCGFNQADLIITIGFDMAETPPRNWNPNGETPILHIDTEEAEIDAYYPVALNVVGDIKQNLEQLMKMVPEQERNLDWAKSIRKKALDELDSYKQDSGFPVKPQKIIADLRDVLRDEDIVISDVGAHKMWIARMYHTAQPNTCLISNGLASMGVAVPGAIGAKLANRDKTIVAVCGDGGFLMTGADIETAVRLNVPIVILLWRDEGYGLIEWHQMKKFDRPAHIDFGNPDFLKFAESFGMEGMRVDRAEDLKPALEKAVAMKRPVLIDCPVDYKENMKLTEKLNNITCE, encoded by the coding sequence ATGAATGTTGCTCAATTGTTAATAAAATGTTTAGAGCATGAAGGGGTAGAATATATCTTTGGTGTTCCTGGTGAAGAGAACATCGATGTAATGGACGCTATTAAAGAGTCTAAGATTGAATTTATTACGACACGTCATGAAACGAGTGCTGCCTTTATGGCAGGAACGTATGGCCGGTTAACGGGTAAACCTGGAGTTTGTTTGGCGACTCTTGGACCTGGTGCAACGAATTTGTTAACCGGGGTTGCGAATGCAAATATGGATCACTGTCCACTCATTGCCATAACAGGACAGGCCGGCTTAAATCGCCAGCATAAGATTTCTCATCAATATTATGACCTTGTAGACATTTATGAGCCAGTTACGAAGTGGAATGCACAGATTAAAACAGGAGAAATTGTACCTGAGGTGGTTCGAAAAGCCTATCAATTAGCTGCAGGCGAGAAGCCGGGTGCCACGCATATTGATTTACCAGAAGACGTTGCTGAGATGGAAGTGGATCTTGATCCTCTTTACATAACGGATTATAAACGACCTCAGGCTGGTGAGCATGTTTTAAAGGAAGCATCAATGTTGATTTCTAAAGCGAAAACGCCTTTGATTTTAGCCGGAAACGGTGTAACGCGTTGTGGGGGGAGTAAGAAGCTTCGTGAGTTTGTTAAGAAGACACAAATTCCTGTCGTTCATTCCTTTATGGGCAAAGGGGCTGTTTCTTGGAAAGATGAATTAAGTCTTCTGACAGCAGGACTTAGTGGTGGAGACTACATTACGTGTGGGTTCAATCAAGCGGATTTGATTATTACGATTGGATTTGACATGGCAGAGACACCTCCAAGAAACTGGAACCCAAACGGCGAAACCCCTATCCTTCATATTGACACAGAAGAGGCAGAGATTGATGCCTACTATCCTGTCGCTCTTAACGTGGTTGGAGATATCAAGCAAAATCTTGAACAGTTAATGAAGATGGTTCCAGAGCAGGAAAGGAATTTGGATTGGGCCAAGTCAATTCGTAAGAAAGCGCTCGATGAACTAGATTCCTATAAGCAAGACTCTGGCTTCCCTGTGAAACCACAGAAGATTATTGCGGACCTGCGTGATGTGTTACGAGATGAGGATATTGTGATCTCTGACGTCGGTGCTCATAAAATGTGGATTGCTCGGATGTATCATACAGCACAGCCGAATACATGTCTCATATCAAATGGATTGGCTTCAATGGGAGTAGCCGTCCCAGGGGCAATTGGTGCGAAGCTGGCCAATCGTGACAAAACGATTGTGGCCGTTTGTGGGGATGGGGGATTCCTCATGACAGGAGCAGACATTGAAACAGCGGTTCGCCTAAATGTACCGATTGTTATTCTATTATGGAGAGATGAGGGCTACGGTCTGATTGAATGGCATCAGATGAAGAAATTTGATCGACCCGCTCATATTGATTTTGGGAACCCTGACTTCTTAAAGTTTGCAGAGTCGTTTGGAATGGAAGGCATGCGAGTGGACCGTGCAGAAGATTTAAAGCCAGCTTTGGAGAAAGCTGTTGCCATGAAACGCCCTGTATTAATCGATTGTCCAGTGGATTATAAAGAGAATATGAAGTTAACAGAGAAGCTAAACAATATCACGTGTGAATGA
- a CDS encoding VOC family protein → MANSAFHHICIQTNRYKQSLDFYTKLLGFTLAREHPNFHGRAYNSWLQLGDFYIELQTGKGNDVLSEPSKEVQGMVHFCLWVENIEEIVTELKEKGVKFKRKNGKEIYDVEGGRLSKVYAPEGTLIELRENKGI, encoded by the coding sequence ATGGCCAATTCAGCATTCCATCATATCTGTATTCAAACAAATCGTTATAAACAATCCCTTGATTTTTACACAAAATTATTAGGGTTCACACTTGCGCGTGAACATCCTAATTTCCATGGCCGTGCTTATAACTCATGGTTACAACTAGGAGACTTCTATATTGAATTACAAACAGGAAAAGGGAATGACGTTCTATCTGAGCCTTCTAAAGAAGTTCAGGGCATGGTCCATTTCTGCTTGTGGGTAGAAAATATAGAGGAGATCGTGACAGAGTTAAAAGAAAAAGGAGTAAAGTTTAAACGTAAAAATGGTAAAGAAATATATGACGTTGAGGGAGGTCGTCTCTCGAAGGTGTACGCACCAGAAGGAACACTTATTGAACTGCGAGAGAATAAAGGGATCTAA
- a CDS encoding DUF3784 domain-containing protein codes for MYLNTAPLAIGIILLLFAFMVGVKKQTWLLSGFNQHRVRDKEKLSRLVGHLDLSTGLVLILSGLLTPPTSIEIVMGILVPIILVAHLGMILYVQKNMVE; via the coding sequence ATGTATTTGAATACAGCACCTTTAGCAATAGGGATTATTTTGTTGTTGTTTGCGTTTATGGTAGGGGTCAAAAAGCAGACGTGGTTATTAAGCGGGTTTAACCAACACCGTGTACGGGACAAAGAAAAGCTATCAAGATTGGTTGGTCATTTAGATTTATCCACGGGTCTTGTTTTAATCCTTTCAGGGCTATTAACGCCCCCTACTTCGATTGAAATCGTTATGGGGATTTTGGTTCCTATTATTCTCGTTGCTCATCTAGGGATGATACTCTATGTTCAGAAGAATATGGTAGAATAG
- a CDS encoding cold-shock protein, which produces MLQGTVKWFNAEKGFGFIEVEGQDDVFVHFSAIQDEGFKTLEENQTVSFEIVEGNRGPQAANVQK; this is translated from the coding sequence ATGTTACAAGGTACAGTTAAATGGTTCAACGCTGAAAAAGGTTTCGGTTTTATCGAAGTAGAAGGTCAAGACGATGTATTCGTTCATTTCTCTGCTATTCAAGACGAAGGTTTCAAAACGTTAGAAGAAAACCAAACAGTTTCATTTGAAATTGTTGAAGGTAACCGTGGCCCACAAGCTGCTAACGTTCAAAAGTAA
- a CDS encoding 3-ketoacyl-ACP reductase has product MAQEVKGKVAYITGAGSGIGRATAIQFAKEGIHVGLIARTESKLKTVRDEVISYGVKASYAVADIANLEEVERAVEQLKQEVGPANILVNNAGIGLYGSFLELEPEEWKRTFEVNVYGTYHVTRAVLPHMIDENQGDIVNISSSNGLKGTAGSTSYSASKFAIQGMTEALMQEVRRHNVRVFTLNPSLVATELAFGDNFDEKQDREKYMQPEDIAEYMTAQLKLHPRIFIKQSLQWATNPF; this is encoded by the coding sequence TTGGCACAAGAAGTTAAAGGAAAAGTGGCTTATATTACTGGAGCTGGTAGTGGCATTGGACGTGCGACAGCGATTCAGTTTGCTAAAGAAGGCATTCACGTAGGACTTATTGCAAGAACAGAGAGTAAACTTAAAACGGTCAGAGATGAAGTTATTTCTTATGGCGTAAAAGCATCTTATGCGGTAGCCGATATTGCCAATCTTGAAGAAGTAGAAAGAGCTGTAGAGCAGTTAAAGCAAGAAGTTGGTCCAGCCAATATTTTAGTAAACAACGCTGGAATTGGATTATATGGTTCGTTCCTTGAATTAGAGCCTGAAGAGTGGAAGCGTACTTTTGAGGTTAATGTGTATGGAACCTATCATGTTACAAGAGCTGTCCTCCCTCATATGATTGATGAGAATCAAGGGGATATTGTAAACATTTCCTCAAGTAATGGATTGAAAGGAACTGCTGGCTCTACTTCTTATAGTGCATCGAAATTTGCAATTCAAGGGATGACAGAAGCCCTTATGCAAGAAGTTCGTCGTCACAATGTTCGAGTCTTCACCCTAAACCCTAGCCTTGTGGCTACAGAACTAGCTTTTGGTGACAATTTTGATGAAAAACAGGATAGAGAGAAGTATATGCAGCCAGAAGACATTGCAGAGTATATGACGGCGCAGCTAAAACTGCATCCGCGCATCTTTATTAAACAATCCCTTCAATGGGCAACGAACCCTTTTTAA
- a CDS encoding class I SAM-dependent methyltransferase → MTNHYLDLLAYFGIGGAHPGGFELSKQIFNGEKLTSDLHVLDLGCGTGQSSEYIRDTFGCEVTGIDQHPIMIQKANERQADVTFLEGDAEDLPFPDHSFDFIFTESTIAFTDMPRTLEEIRRVLTPKGTVLFLEMTAEHPIPDSLKKQIMNLYHIQAIYLESEWKEELNRAGFTNIECLNIPSNLNESALSDMNLSPNIPESLYDLWDQHAELVEISKKHLGFRTFRCHLG, encoded by the coding sequence ATGACGAACCATTATCTAGATTTATTAGCGTACTTCGGCATAGGCGGGGCTCATCCAGGTGGATTTGAGCTGAGTAAACAGATCTTTAACGGAGAGAAGTTAACTAGTGACCTCCATGTTTTAGACCTTGGTTGTGGAACAGGGCAATCCTCAGAATATATCCGAGATACATTTGGATGTGAAGTAACGGGGATTGATCAGCATCCAATCATGATCCAAAAAGCTAATGAGCGACAAGCAGATGTTACATTTTTAGAAGGCGATGCTGAAGACTTGCCTTTTCCTGACCATAGCTTCGACTTTATCTTCACAGAATCCACCATTGCTTTTACAGATATGCCTAGAACTCTTGAAGAAATAAGACGTGTCCTTACCCCAAAAGGCACCGTTTTATTTCTTGAGATGACTGCAGAACACCCCATTCCTGACTCTTTGAAAAAACAAATTATGAATCTCTATCACATCCAAGCTATTTATTTAGAGTCCGAGTGGAAAGAAGAATTAAATCGAGCAGGATTCACAAATATTGAATGTTTAAACATTCCGTCTAATTTAAATGAAAGTGCTCTATCCGATATGAATTTAAGCCCTAACATCCCTGAATCTCTATATGATTTATGGGACCAACACGCTGAGCTTGTTGAAATCAGCAAGAAACACCTTGGATTTCGAACTTTTAGATGTCATTTAGGATAA
- the lepB gene encoding signal peptidase I, whose product MSKNEIAKEVISWSKVIVFVLVFSVAITTFLLQPFKVSGQSMEPTLDGMDLKEGDMKGDRLWVFKSAYTLGQQPDYKDIIVVDNRLDEERTLKDKVLESPVVSMILGSESQDNYWVKRVIGKPGDTLESKDGKLYRNGEVIQEDYIKEDMIGSFDKVVVSEGHVFVMGDNRNNSHDSRAVGAIPIDHLVGQVFLRFYPFDHIKTF is encoded by the coding sequence ATGAGCAAAAATGAAATAGCAAAAGAAGTCATTAGTTGGAGTAAGGTGATCGTATTTGTACTCGTCTTTTCCGTGGCGATTACGACATTTCTATTACAACCCTTCAAAGTAAGTGGCCAATCAATGGAACCGACGTTAGATGGAATGGACCTTAAAGAAGGGGACATGAAAGGCGATCGGCTTTGGGTGTTTAAGAGTGCTTATACGCTTGGTCAACAGCCTGACTACAAAGATATCATTGTAGTCGATAACCGCTTGGATGAAGAGAGAACACTTAAAGATAAAGTGCTGGAAAGTCCAGTCGTAAGCATGATTCTAGGAAGTGAAAGCCAAGACAATTATTGGGTGAAGCGCGTAATCGGGAAGCCTGGTGATACTCTAGAATCTAAAGATGGTAAGCTTTATCGAAACGGAGAAGTTATTCAAGAAGACTATATTAAAGAAGATATGATTGGTTCATTTGATAAAGTGGTTGTATCAGAGGGGCATGTATTTGTGATGGGGGATAATCGCAATAACAGTCATGATAGCCGTGCAGTGGGAGCTATTCCGATCGATCACCTGGTGGGTCAGGTCTTCTTGCGCTTTTATCCATTTGACCATATTAAAACGTTTTAA
- a CDS encoding DUF6366 family protein yields the protein MGDKKETAKERRKRLTNGSNYDMTAERKESYSNEDLFSLGHLVNKLGWKGTGVLTIALIVAYILYTLI from the coding sequence ATGGGGGATAAAAAGGAAACAGCTAAAGAAAGACGAAAACGATTAACAAATGGGAGTAATTACGATATGACGGCTGAAAGGAAAGAGAGCTATTCAAATGAAGACCTCTTTAGTTTAGGTCACTTGGTAAACAAATTGGGTTGGAAAGGGACGGGAGTTCTTACCATCGCACTGATCGTCGCCTATATCCTCTATACACTCATATAA
- a CDS encoding aldehyde dehydrogenase family protein yields MRIGSIINGQEYIEEDRETLSVRNPYNDELVAEIALANVSELQEAIEESYEVFHNTMKKMPAHKRGDILREAADLLEAREDDFAQIISKEAGKPLKFSRGEVQRSVQVLRFASEQAKDINGEVIPMDAAIGGENRLGFTKRVPLGIVAAITPFNFPLNLSLHKLAPAIAAGNTVVFKPAEKTPVSAYMLVKLLHEAGLPQGALNLVLGTGEELGDPLVEHEKVHKVTFTGSLPVGRRIREKAGFKKVTLELGSNSPNIIFEDNDVNDVVTDLVKGAFAFSGQVCISAQRVYVHQSLYESFLAEYKSQTESLTIGDPLDEGTDFGPMITEEAAERAKTWIDDAVKNGATIETGGEQRGTILTPTIMTNVKSDMKIIAEEVFAPIVSIIPFETEEEVVQAANDSIYGLQAGIFTKDINRAFRVADQIEMGGVWINEISTYRQDNHPYGGVKQSGIGREGVKYAIEDMTEMKFYGIKLT; encoded by the coding sequence ATGAGAATCGGATCGATTATAAATGGTCAAGAATATATAGAAGAAGATAGAGAGACCCTTTCTGTCAGGAACCCCTACAATGATGAACTTGTAGCGGAAATTGCTCTAGCGAACGTGAGTGAATTACAGGAAGCGATAGAAGAAAGTTATGAAGTTTTTCATAACACGATGAAGAAGATGCCAGCTCATAAACGGGGTGACATTCTGCGTGAGGCTGCTGATCTATTAGAAGCACGCGAGGATGACTTTGCTCAAATTATTTCGAAAGAGGCAGGGAAGCCTTTGAAATTCAGTCGAGGAGAAGTGCAACGTTCTGTCCAAGTACTTCGCTTTGCATCTGAACAAGCGAAAGATATCAACGGGGAAGTTATTCCGATGGACGCAGCCATAGGTGGAGAGAACCGATTAGGCTTTACAAAACGAGTGCCACTAGGGATTGTGGCAGCGATTACGCCGTTTAACTTTCCTTTAAACCTTTCTCTTCATAAACTAGCCCCTGCGATTGCAGCGGGAAATACGGTGGTGTTTAAGCCTGCCGAGAAAACTCCTGTGTCTGCTTATATGCTTGTAAAGTTACTCCACGAAGCGGGATTACCTCAAGGTGCGCTAAACCTTGTGCTCGGGACAGGTGAAGAGCTAGGTGATCCGTTAGTGGAGCATGAAAAGGTGCATAAAGTCACTTTTACAGGAAGTCTTCCGGTCGGAAGAAGAATTAGGGAAAAAGCCGGATTTAAAAAAGTTACCCTTGAACTTGGTTCAAATTCACCCAATATTATATTTGAAGATAATGACGTTAACGATGTAGTGACGGATTTAGTGAAGGGGGCTTTTGCTTTTTCGGGGCAAGTTTGTATCTCAGCCCAGCGCGTATATGTACACCAGTCTCTTTATGAATCGTTCTTAGCAGAATACAAATCACAAACCGAATCCTTAACGATCGGCGATCCCCTTGATGAAGGTACAGATTTCGGTCCGATGATTACAGAGGAAGCTGCTGAACGGGCAAAAACCTGGATCGACGATGCTGTGAAGAATGGAGCGACAATTGAAACAGGGGGAGAACAAAGAGGCACGATCTTAACCCCAACCATTATGACAAATGTCAAAAGTGATATGAAGATCATCGCTGAAGAAGTATTTGCTCCAATTGTGTCGATTATTCCATTTGAAACAGAAGAAGAAGTGGTCCAGGCCGCTAATGATTCGATTTATGGACTACAAGCAGGTATATTTACGAAAGATATTAACCGAGCCTTTCGAGTGGCAGATCAGATTGAAATGGGCGGCGTGTGGATCAACGAAATCTCAACCTATCGCCAGGATAACCATCCTTATGGGGGTGTCAAGCAAAGCGGTATTGGAAGAGAAGGTGTGAAGTATGCCATTGAGGATATGACCGAGATGAAGTTTTATGGAATAAAGTTAACGTAA
- a CDS encoding DMT family transporter: MQFLIMLMVFVGGIGVAVQSSVNGGLGQKIGVFEGAFVSFLVGTVTLFMVMLFFGKGNIVQVFHVPKWQLIGGMLGAFFVSAMVLAVPRIGVGAAIFTLVSAQLIASSLIDHFGWFGLKQIPLDSSRIAGMILMIIAVILYTKK; encoded by the coding sequence ATGCAATTTTTAATTATGTTAATGGTTTTCGTAGGTGGGATTGGTGTGGCTGTTCAGTCTTCTGTGAATGGAGGGTTAGGTCAGAAAATTGGGGTATTTGAAGGAGCATTTGTCTCATTCTTGGTTGGGACGGTCACTCTCTTTATGGTGATGCTTTTCTTTGGGAAAGGGAACATTGTTCAAGTATTTCATGTACCAAAATGGCAATTAATCGGGGGGATGCTTGGAGCTTTCTTCGTATCCGCAATGGTACTTGCTGTGCCTCGTATTGGTGTAGGAGCTGCAATCTTTACACTGGTATCGGCTCAGTTAATTGCTAGCTCCTTAATTGACCATTTTGGTTGGTTTGGGTTAAAACAGATTCCACTTGACTCATCCCGAATTGCGGGTATGATTCTAATGATTATAGCTGTTATTTTATACACGAAGAAATAA
- a CDS encoding SDR family NAD(P)-dependent oxidoreductase — protein MAYTVITGASSGIGYEAAIAFAERGKDLILVARREEKLEELKAEIEKQHSVNVVVKTADLAEPERVHALYEEIKSYPLETFVNNAGFGNFDPVAEQDLGKIQKMLRLNIEALTVLSTLFVRDYENKEGTQLLNISSAGGYNIVGGAVTYCSTKFYVSAFTEGLAQELEGKGAKMRAKVLAPAATETEFMKRSLDVEDVSYEGNVAQYHTAKEMAHFLLDLYDSNKVVGIVDGETYEFHLKDPIYPYVERSTK, from the coding sequence ATGGCATACACAGTTATTACGGGAGCAAGTTCTGGAATTGGATATGAAGCAGCAATCGCTTTCGCAGAGAGAGGGAAAGATCTGATTCTTGTTGCGCGTCGTGAAGAAAAGTTAGAGGAATTGAAAGCAGAGATAGAAAAACAACACAGTGTGAACGTCGTTGTTAAAACAGCAGACCTCGCAGAGCCTGAACGTGTTCATGCTCTATACGAAGAGATTAAGTCCTATCCGTTAGAGACATTTGTAAATAACGCTGGATTCGGGAACTTTGATCCAGTAGCTGAGCAAGATCTTGGTAAGATCCAGAAAATGCTTCGCTTAAATATCGAAGCGTTAACGGTTCTTTCTACTCTATTTGTACGTGATTATGAGAACAAGGAAGGAACTCAACTCTTAAATATCTCATCAGCTGGCGGGTACAATATCGTTGGCGGTGCAGTGACCTACTGCTCGACGAAGTTTTACGTAAGTGCGTTCACCGAAGGCCTTGCGCAAGAACTTGAAGGAAAAGGGGCGAAGATGAGAGCGAAAGTGCTGGCCCCTGCCGCAACCGAAACAGAATTTATGAAGCGTTCCCTTGATGTGGAGGACGTTTCTTACGAAGGCAATGTGGCTCAGTACCATACTGCAAAAGAAATGGCTCACTTTTTACTAGATCTATATGATAGCAACAAAGTTGTTGGAATTGTGGACGGAGAAACATATGAGTTTCACTTAAAGGATCCAATCTATCCTTATGTTGAGCGCTCTACTAAATAA
- a CDS encoding PadR family transcriptional regulator, translated as MDARFLSTYYIGLRYSEKRTGKGVDIMKDKWLMQLRKGSYELAILLLLKERPMYGYEITNRLKETDELSIGGGAIYPVLKRMQDQELICYYWEDSEQGPAKKYYYLSKKGGETAKERMEVYEKMFEALRSFDQPTKE; from the coding sequence ATGGATGCTCGCTTTCTTTCCACATACTATATAGGATTGCGATATAGTGAGAAACGAACTGGTAAAGGCGTGGACATTATGAAGGATAAGTGGCTGATGCAGTTAAGGAAAGGAAGCTATGAACTAGCGATTTTGCTTTTATTAAAGGAGCGGCCGATGTATGGATACGAGATTACGAATAGGTTGAAAGAAACGGACGAATTAAGTATAGGAGGTGGAGCCATCTACCCTGTACTTAAGCGCATGCAAGACCAGGAGCTTATTTGTTATTACTGGGAAGATTCAGAACAGGGACCAGCCAAGAAATACTATTACCTTTCAAAGAAAGGGGGGGAGACAGCGAAAGAACGGATGGAGGTCTATGAGAAAATGTTTGAAGCCTTAAGGTCATTCGATCAACCGACAAAGGAGTGA
- a CDS encoding VOC family protein, translating into MDFDHLVVLAKSPEKSQQDMKGKHGIRGQKGGEHKEWGTYNHLAFFENGAYIEWIGITDYEKASQSDNPLIQQALETHDQEIEGPFTFALRTSQMDELIEHWEAENLNYEGPFKGSRTTPDGQELSWRMLFPKAESAFPLPFIIEWGEKQNGPTDPQDLNSIPFETIHVGVQDLEAALHQWTLFYQLGEPEHSQDLAGNPSYEWKLGNGTLSLSEGEGINGKFGHINL; encoded by the coding sequence ATGGATTTTGATCATTTAGTTGTACTGGCGAAATCTCCTGAAAAATCTCAGCAAGATATGAAAGGTAAACACGGAATACGCGGGCAAAAGGGGGGCGAGCATAAGGAATGGGGAACCTATAACCACTTAGCATTCTTTGAAAATGGTGCCTACATAGAATGGATTGGGATTACAGATTACGAGAAAGCCTCACAGTCTGATAATCCACTCATTCAACAAGCTTTAGAGACCCATGACCAAGAAATCGAAGGACCCTTTACGTTTGCACTGAGGACTTCCCAAATGGACGAGCTCATCGAACATTGGGAAGCAGAAAACCTGAATTACGAAGGGCCTTTCAAGGGAAGTCGTACGACCCCGGATGGTCAAGAGCTTAGCTGGCGCATGTTATTTCCTAAAGCCGAGAGCGCTTTCCCCCTTCCTTTTATCATTGAGTGGGGAGAGAAACAGAACGGACCAACTGATCCACAGGACTTAAACTCAATACCGTTTGAAACCATTCATGTGGGAGTCCAGGATTTAGAAGCTGCCCTTCATCAATGGACCTTATTCTATCAGCTCGGGGAGCCCGAACATTCACAAGACTTAGCGGGTAATCCTTCCTATGAATGGAAGCTCGGCAACGGAACCCTTTCCTTATCAGAAGGGGAAGGCATTAACGGGAAGTTTGGTCACATTAATTTGTAA
- a CDS encoding aldehyde dehydrogenase family protein — protein sequence MRKNLKHYINGEWIESTGNETYNVINPATEEPMGQISLGTKEDLDKAVKAARDAFPSFSQTSKEERVEMLENIAEAYARRKDEFIEVMTDELGAPLKISEKVHYSMGYNHFAQAAESLKSIEFMEDRGDHTLVKESVGVSGLITPWNFPTNQASTKIASAFAAGSPVVLKPSEMTPFAAIMLAEIFDEVGVPKGVFNLVNGTGETIGDGISSHPDIDFVSFTGSAGVGAKVMQNASETIKNVALELGGKSPLIVLEDADMKDAARNAVSNIATNTGQVCSAATRMIVPASKKEEFEQAVLDVLPEFPVGHPREGNYIGPLVSKKQWDTVQSYIEKGIEEGANVIAGGTGLPDGLDKGYYAKPTIFTDVSNDMVIAQEEIFGPVMSIITYDNIDHAIEIGNDVVYGLAGYVYGKDPETLKKVATSIRAGRIKVNDAAHDFAAPFGGYKQSGIGREWGDFGIEEYLEKKAILGYPS from the coding sequence ATGCGTAAGAACTTAAAACATTACATTAATGGAGAATGGATTGAATCAACTGGTAATGAAACATACAATGTGATCAACCCGGCAACGGAAGAGCCGATGGGCCAAATTAGTTTGGGTACCAAAGAAGATTTAGATAAAGCGGTAAAAGCAGCCCGTGACGCTTTCCCTAGTTTCTCTCAAACGTCCAAAGAAGAACGCGTAGAAATGCTTGAGAACATCGCTGAAGCCTATGCCAGACGTAAAGATGAATTCATTGAAGTGATGACAGATGAACTAGGAGCACCTCTTAAAATTTCAGAAAAAGTTCATTATAGCATGGGCTATAATCATTTTGCTCAGGCCGCTGAATCTCTTAAATCCATAGAATTTATGGAAGACCGCGGCGATCATACTCTTGTGAAGGAATCTGTTGGGGTTAGTGGTCTTATCACACCATGGAACTTCCCGACAAACCAAGCTTCAACGAAAATTGCTAGTGCCTTCGCAGCAGGTAGTCCTGTTGTCTTAAAGCCATCTGAAATGACGCCATTTGCGGCTATTATGTTAGCAGAGATCTTTGATGAAGTAGGCGTGCCTAAAGGCGTATTTAACTTAGTCAATGGTACAGGTGAAACAATTGGGGATGGCATTAGTTCTCATCCTGACATCGACTTTGTATCCTTCACTGGTTCTGCAGGTGTAGGTGCCAAAGTTATGCAAAATGCGTCTGAAACAATTAAGAATGTGGCTCTAGAGCTAGGCGGGAAGTCTCCGTTAATCGTTCTTGAAGATGCCGATATGAAAGACGCAGCACGTAATGCAGTAAGTAATATCGCAACCAATACAGGGCAAGTTTGCTCAGCAGCTACAAGAATGATTGTTCCAGCTTCTAAGAAAGAGGAATTCGAACAAGCAGTTCTTGACGTACTACCTGAATTTCCAGTAGGTCATCCTCGTGAAGGAAATTATATTGGACCACTTGTATCGAAAAAGCAATGGGATACGGTTCAATCTTATATTGAAAAAGGTATCGAAGAAGGAGCTAATGTGATTGCCGGTGGTACAGGTCTTCCGGATGGTTTAGATAAAGGGTATTACGCTAAGCCAACCATTTTCACTGACGTTTCCAATGACATGGTTATTGCTCAGGAAGAAATCTTCGGACCAGTCATGAGTATTATTACGTATGATAATATTGACCATGCGATTGAAATTGGAAATGATGTTGTATACGGCCTAGCTGGCTATGTATACGGTAAAGATCCTGAAACTCTTAAAAAGGTAGCAACATCTATCCGAGCTGGACGTATCAAGGTGAATGATGCTGCTCACGACTTTGCAGCACCATTTGGTGGGTATAAGCAATCTGGTATTGGTCGTGAGTGGGGTGACTTTGGTATCGAAGAGTACCTTGAGAAGAAAGCCATCCTAGGATATCCATCATAA